A single region of the Massilia sp. erpn genome encodes:
- a CDS encoding NBR1-Ig-like domain-containing protein, with product MQPQRALLLAALLSANAYAAHNAQFISQSVINSVGGGKKYEVAVTFKNTGTTAWSGDSFRLGSQNPADNWNWNDGRVHLDPGETVAPGATKTFKFVMTAPGHTSSIQKFYNFQWRMLQEGVTWFGDTSTNVPVEVFYAPDIRTNFPPARPPAPVTDVDFSHAGFRGANLLESATPHPDGLNGWFPTADKMRIIAKAAQDMNLNYLRHAVALPRDGYPMEQIVAATREVMDIAHAHGLRVILVLAGYDKYSADCDWESSFLSVQNNAATFVSSLYSHPALLAWDLNNEPLWYAAATFPSGMNPDPNNRKVNCLYNGDSDYQQVVDGVHAMYNLVRQHDPSNKPTTVGEAQIPFIPYWKDISSFASPHLYMVSNPKSPNYELIRSIAEAGARQLRADAGGLPTMIGEYGFAVGGHVRNDGEQANAYQAYLNGLNGGAQNMGSMFWSFSLSSDQQPMSLLNLNGSMKQAAHVVKNQAPLVRNAAFVSQSVPALMLAGQTYPVSITLRNTGTTNWAHANYRLGSQNPADNGNWGLQRVGLNSNPSETILPGQQKTFNFSVKAPAAPGAYNFQWRLLQEGVEWFGATTPNVAVTVQ from the coding sequence ATGCAGCCTCAACGCGCGCTGCTGCTGGCCGCGCTCCTTTCGGCAAATGCTTATGCCGCCCATAACGCACAGTTCATTTCCCAGTCGGTGATCAATTCGGTCGGCGGCGGGAAGAAGTATGAAGTGGCTGTAACCTTCAAGAACACCGGTACCACGGCCTGGTCCGGCGACTCGTTCCGCCTCGGCTCACAAAACCCGGCGGACAACTGGAACTGGAATGATGGGCGCGTGCATCTCGACCCGGGTGAAACGGTGGCGCCTGGCGCCACCAAGACATTCAAATTCGTCATGACCGCACCGGGCCATACCTCGTCTATCCAGAAGTTTTACAATTTCCAGTGGCGCATGCTGCAGGAAGGCGTGACCTGGTTCGGCGACACCTCGACCAATGTCCCGGTCGAAGTCTTTTACGCACCCGATATCCGCACCAATTTCCCACCGGCGCGGCCACCTGCGCCTGTAACGGATGTGGACTTCAGCCATGCGGGCTTCCGTGGCGCCAATCTGCTGGAAAGCGCCACCCCGCATCCGGATGGGTTGAATGGCTGGTTCCCGACGGCCGACAAGATGCGCATCATCGCCAAGGCGGCGCAGGACATGAACTTGAACTACCTGCGCCATGCCGTCGCGCTGCCCAGGGATGGCTATCCGATGGAGCAGATCGTGGCAGCCACGCGCGAGGTGATGGATATCGCTCATGCCCACGGCTTGCGCGTGATCCTGGTGCTGGCTGGCTACGACAAGTATTCCGCCGACTGCGATTGGGAATCGAGCTTCCTGTCCGTGCAAAACAATGCGGCCACCTTTGTTTCCAGCCTGTACTCGCATCCGGCCCTGCTGGCCTGGGACTTGAATAATGAGCCGCTCTGGTATGCGGCCGCCACTTTCCCCAGCGGCATGAACCCCGACCCGAACAACCGCAAGGTGAACTGCCTGTATAACGGCGACTCGGATTATCAGCAGGTGGTGGACGGCGTGCACGCCATGTATAACCTGGTTCGCCAGCACGATCCCTCGAATAAGCCGACCACGGTGGGCGAGGCGCAGATTCCCTTCATCCCCTACTGGAAGGATATCTCCTCATTCGCCAGCCCGCACCTGTATATGGTCAGCAATCCCAAGTCGCCGAACTATGAGCTGATCCGCAGCATTGCGGAAGCGGGCGCGCGGCAGCTGCGCGCCGATGCTGGCGGACTGCCGACCATGATTGGCGAATATGGGTTCGCAGTGGGCGGCCATGTACGCAACGACGGCGAGCAGGCGAATGCCTATCAGGCTTATTTGAACGGCTTGAATGGCGGCGCGCAGAATATGGGCAGCATGTTCTGGAGTTTTTCGCTGAGCTCGGATCAGCAGCCGATGTCCTTGCTGAACCTGAACGGCAGCATGAAGCAGGCGGCGCACGTGGTGAAGAACCAGGCGCCTCTGGTACGCAATGCCGCTTTCGTGAGCCAGTCGGTGCCGGCGCTCATGCTGGCTGGACAAACCTACCCGGTCAGCATCACCTTGCGCAATACCGGCACCACCAATTGGGCGCATGCGAACTACCGTCTGGGTTCGCAGAATCCTGCGGACAATGGCAATTGGGGTTTGCAGCGCGTGGGCTTGAACAGCAATCCAAGCGAGACCATTCTGCCGGGCCAGCAAAAAACCTTCAACTTCAGCGTGAAGGCGCCGGCGGCGCCGGGTGCCTACAACTTCCAGTGGCGCTTGCTGCAGGAAGGGGTTGAGTGGTTTGGCGCCACCACGCCGAATGTTGCGGTAACGGTGCAGTAA
- a CDS encoding diguanylate cyclase, producing MNLGGTSIATQREAAILIVDDAPESLSALRKMMVEQGYQTFVANSGERALQIARRVHPDLILLDVVMPGLDGIETCRQLKASPITQRIPVIFMSARTEAEDVVAGFDCGAVDYISKPLRMVEVCARVRTQLQIRISQESQQEQAERLRTIVNNMAEGLLIIEADGRIQFTNPACDQYLGYAANELAGQSISDLLNPLVAQEYLDYFARYAANPETAYSHGTREVIIRHHNGSSVCMDLTLTPMFLRQPLFIGLLHDITHHKLSEDALQRAAMIDPLTKIANRRHFDSFLEKEWQRALRSGAALSLVVLDVDHFKLYNDTLGHAAGDVCLQKVAQAINSHALRATDLAARYGGEEFVLLFAETDSDSAYLLAESIRAHIESLQLPHPRSVTSPHITVSIGVATIHPSQLDSTESLFVAADRAMYVAKEGGRNQVRATRSSGDSLEAVKALVMR from the coding sequence ATGAACCTAGGCGGTACGAGCATTGCCACGCAGCGCGAGGCTGCGATTCTGATCGTGGACGACGCTCCGGAGAGCCTGAGCGCCCTGCGCAAGATGATGGTCGAGCAAGGCTATCAAACCTTTGTCGCCAATTCCGGCGAGCGCGCCCTGCAGATCGCGCGCCGCGTGCATCCCGACCTGATCCTGCTGGACGTGGTCATGCCTGGCCTGGACGGCATCGAAACCTGCCGCCAACTGAAAGCCAGTCCGATCACGCAGCGCATTCCCGTGATTTTCATGAGCGCACGCACCGAGGCCGAGGACGTGGTGGCCGGCTTCGATTGCGGCGCCGTCGACTACATCAGCAAGCCGCTGCGCATGGTCGAGGTCTGCGCCCGTGTACGCACCCAGCTGCAGATCCGCATCAGCCAGGAGTCCCAGCAGGAACAGGCCGAACGCCTGCGCACCATCGTCAATAATATGGCCGAAGGCTTGCTGATCATCGAAGCCGATGGCCGTATCCAGTTCACCAACCCGGCCTGCGACCAGTATCTGGGCTATGCCGCGAACGAACTGGCCGGGCAATCGATTTCCGACCTGCTCAACCCCCTGGTGGCGCAGGAATACCTCGACTACTTCGCGCGCTACGCCGCCAATCCGGAGACCGCCTACAGCCACGGCACGCGCGAAGTCATCATCCGCCACCACAACGGTTCCTCGGTCTGCATGGACCTGACGCTGACGCCCATGTTCCTGCGCCAGCCCCTGTTCATCGGCCTGCTGCACGACATCACCCACCACAAGCTGTCGGAAGACGCCCTGCAGCGCGCCGCCATGATCGACCCGCTGACCAAGATCGCCAACCGGCGCCACTTCGACAGCTTCCTCGAAAAAGAATGGCAGCGCGCCCTGCGCAGCGGCGCCGCGCTGTCGCTGGTGGTGCTCGACGTGGACCACTTCAAGCTGTATAACGACACGCTCGGCCATGCGGCGGGCGACGTCTGCCTGCAAAAGGTGGCGCAAGCCATCAACTCGCACGCGCTGCGCGCCACCGACCTGGCGGCACGCTACGGCGGCGAGGAATTCGTGCTGCTGTTCGCGGAGACGGATTCGGATTCAGCCTACCTGCTGGCCGAATCGATCCGCGCGCATATCGAGTCGCTGCAGCTGCCGCATCCGCGCTCGGTGACGTCGCCGCATATCACCGTCAGCATCGGCGTGGCGACCATCCATCCAAGCCAGCTCGATAGCACCGAATCCCTGTTCGTGGCGGCCGACCGCGCCATGTACGTGGCCAAGGAAGGTGGCCGCAACCAGGTCCGCGCCACCCGCTCCAGCGGCGATTCGCTGGAGGCGGTGAAGGCGCTGGTGATGCGCTGA
- a CDS encoding PLP-dependent aminotransferase family protein yields MKIENPNPLQWRFSERASQMQSSFIREILKVTQQPEIISFAGGLPSPATFPVDMMKQAFDKVLSNNGKVALQYGPTDGYMPLRQWIADSLSTNGAKIVPEQVLMVSGSQQALDLLGKVLIDEGSRVLVETPSYLGALQAFSVYRPEFVSVDTDEHGLVPSSLDKVAQGARLLYALPNFQNPTGRTLSAARRLELVETCARLGLPLIEDDPYGALSYKGEPMPKMVAMNPEGVIYMGSFSKVLTPGIRLGYVVAPLPLVRRLELAKQAADLHTAQLTQMVVHEVIKDGFLDQHIPTIRELYGNQCQAMLKAMEEHFPAGITWTKPEGGMFIWVTLPKHINAMELLDEAIKQKVAFVPGAPFYANEPETNTLRLSFVTVAPDRIRTGIEILGKLLAARM; encoded by the coding sequence ATGAAAATCGAAAACCCCAATCCGCTCCAGTGGCGCTTCTCCGAACGCGCCAGCCAGATGCAAAGCTCCTTCATCCGCGAGATCCTGAAGGTCACGCAGCAGCCGGAAATCATTTCCTTCGCCGGCGGCCTGCCTTCGCCCGCCACCTTCCCGGTGGACATGATGAAGCAAGCGTTCGACAAAGTATTGTCGAATAACGGCAAGGTCGCCCTGCAATACGGCCCGACCGATGGCTATATGCCGCTGCGCCAGTGGATCGCCGATTCGCTCTCGACCAATGGCGCGAAGATCGTGCCGGAACAAGTGCTGATGGTCTCCGGCTCGCAGCAGGCGCTGGACCTGCTGGGCAAGGTGCTGATCGACGAAGGCAGCCGCGTGCTGGTGGAAACGCCAAGCTATCTGGGCGCGCTGCAGGCATTCTCGGTCTACCGTCCTGAATTCGTCTCGGTCGACACCGACGAACACGGTCTGGTCCCCTCCTCGCTGGACAAAGTGGCCCAGGGCGCGCGCCTGCTGTACGCGCTGCCGAACTTCCAGAATCCGACCGGCCGTACCCTGTCCGCCGCGCGCCGCCTGGAACTGGTGGAAACCTGCGCCCGTCTGGGCCTGCCGCTGATCGAGGATGATCCTTACGGCGCCCTGAGCTACAAGGGCGAGCCGATGCCGAAGATGGTGGCAATGAACCCGGAAGGCGTGATCTATATGGGTTCCTTCTCCAAAGTGCTGACCCCGGGCATCCGCCTGGGCTACGTGGTGGCCCCGCTGCCGCTGGTGCGCCGCCTGGAACTGGCCAAACAGGCCGCCGACCTGCACACCGCCCAGCTGACCCAGATGGTGGTGCACGAAGTGATCAAGGATGGTTTCCTCGACCAGCACATCCCGACCATCCGCGAACTGTATGGCAACCAGTGCCAGGCCATGCTGAAGGCGATGGAAGAGCACTTCCCGGCCGGCATCACCTGGACCAAACCGGAAGGCGGCATGTTCATCTGGGTCACCCTGCCCAAGCACATCAACGCGATGGAACTGCTGGACGAAGCGATCAAGCAGAAAGTCGCTTTCGTGCCGGGCGCGCCGTTCTACGCCAACGAGCCGGAAACCAATACCCTGCGCCTGTCCTTCGTGACTGTGGCGCCGGACCGCATCCGTACCGGCATTGAAATCCTGGGCAAGCTGCTGGCTGCCCGCATGTAA
- a CDS encoding RidA family protein, whose amino-acid sequence MSVYEKLKSLDITLAAPAAPVAAYVMHVQTGNLVFISGHIAKKADGNPWVGQLGKNISTEEGQQAARAIAIDLIGTLQDACGGDLTRVKRIVKVMSLVNSTPDYTDQHLVTNGCSELLGEVFGAAGKHARSAFGVAQIPRGACVEIEMIAEIA is encoded by the coding sequence ATGTCTGTTTACGAAAAACTGAAATCGCTCGATATCACGCTGGCCGCCCCGGCCGCGCCCGTGGCTGCCTACGTCATGCACGTCCAGACCGGCAACCTGGTGTTCATCTCCGGCCACATCGCCAAAAAAGCCGATGGCAACCCCTGGGTCGGCCAGCTGGGCAAGAACATCTCGACCGAAGAAGGCCAGCAAGCTGCGCGCGCCATCGCCATCGACCTGATCGGCACCTTGCAGGATGCCTGCGGCGGCGACCTGACCCGCGTGAAACGCATCGTTAAAGTCATGAGTCTGGTGAATTCGACCCCGGACTACACCGACCAACACCTGGTCACCAATGGCTGCTCGGAACTGCTGGGCGAAGTATTCGGCGCAGCGGGCAAACACGCCCGCTCCGCATTCGGCGTGGCGCAAATCCCGCGCGGCGCCTGCGTTGAGATCGAGATGATCGCCGAAATCGCGTAA
- a CDS encoding DMT family transporter — protein MKNSLHSALPGKPLATQGHRGLSDESMGMLLGLAGVAIFSLTLPFTRMAVAALDPVFVAMGRAVAAGVLAALWLWWKRAALPPRAALPQLLVVAAGCVVGFPLLTSIAMRSLPAAHGAVLVGVLPLATALCSALRGHERPSAAFWASALLGSGLVLAFALRQSGGSLHLADLAVFAAVLAAAIGYAEGGRLSQSMGGQQVISWGLVLSLPVALPISLWLIWQDPAAFTHAGLRAWSGFAYVSVFSMFIGFFFWYRGMALGGVARVGQVQLVQPFLSLLGAALVLGEPLQGEHMLFALAVIAVVGVGRRAQIRR, from the coding sequence ATGAAAAACAGCCTGCACAGCGCCTTGCCCGGCAAGCCGCTCGCCACGCAAGGCCATCGCGGCCTGTCCGACGAAAGCATGGGCATGCTGCTGGGTCTGGCCGGCGTCGCCATTTTCAGCCTGACCCTGCCCTTCACCCGCATGGCGGTGGCCGCGCTCGACCCGGTGTTCGTGGCCATGGGCCGTGCCGTGGCGGCGGGCGTGCTGGCCGCGCTGTGGCTGTGGTGGAAGCGTGCGGCGCTGCCGCCACGCGCCGCCCTGCCCCAGCTGCTGGTGGTGGCGGCCGGCTGCGTGGTCGGTTTTCCCCTGTTGACCTCCATCGCCATGCGCTCGCTGCCGGCCGCGCACGGCGCGGTGCTGGTGGGCGTGCTGCCGCTGGCCACGGCCCTGTGCTCGGCGTTGCGTGGCCATGAGCGGCCTTCCGCGGCCTTCTGGGCTTCCGCCCTGCTCGGCTCCGGTCTGGTACTGGCCTTTGCGCTGCGCCAGAGCGGCGGCAGTCTGCACCTGGCCGACCTGGCGGTGTTCGCCGCCGTGCTGGCGGCCGCCATCGGCTATGCGGAAGGCGGCCGCCTGTCGCAAAGCATGGGCGGACAACAGGTCATCAGCTGGGGGCTGGTGCTGTCGCTGCCGGTGGCCCTGCCCATCAGCCTGTGGCTGATCTGGCAAGACCCGGCCGCCTTCACCCACGCCGGCCTGCGCGCCTGGAGCGGCTTTGCCTATGTCTCGGTGTTTTCGATGTTTATCGGTTTCTTCTTCTGGTATCGCGGCATGGCGCTGGGCGGGGTGGCGCGCGTGGGCCAGGTGCAGCTGGTGCAGCCCTTCCTCTCGCTGCTGGGCGCCGCGCTGGTGCTGGGCGAGCCGCTGCAGGGCGAGCATATGCTGTTTGCGCTGGCCGTGATCGCGGTGGTCGGCGTCGGCCGCCGCGCCCAGATCCGGCGCTGA
- a CDS encoding threonine dehydratase — protein sequence MSLPSATELEAAAAIVYGAMPPTPQFSWPLLNEALGTEAWIKHENHTPTGAFKVRGGLVYLHALAKREPEVRGVIAATRGNHGQSLAFAARRHGLGAHIVVPRGNSVEKNAAMRSLGAQLIEHGDDFQAAREHAQMLARRDGLHMVPSWHPDLVAGVATGWLELFHAQPDLDTVFVPIGQGSGICAALAARQALGLKTRVIGVVSEHALAYQLSFHARQPMEAPVSTELADGLACRMADASSLPPIIELADDIVAVSDEQVARAMRLYYRCTHNLSEGAGAAALAAALLLKNDPRVKGCKLGLPLTGANVDAPLFQRVLDEQPFRSVP from the coding sequence ATGTCCCTGCCTTCCGCCACCGAACTCGAAGCCGCCGCCGCCATCGTGTATGGCGCCATGCCGCCCACGCCGCAATTTTCCTGGCCCCTGCTGAACGAGGCGCTCGGTACGGAGGCCTGGATCAAGCATGAGAACCACACGCCGACCGGCGCCTTCAAGGTGCGCGGCGGCCTGGTCTACCTGCATGCGCTGGCCAAACGCGAACCCGAAGTGCGCGGCGTGATCGCCGCCACGCGCGGCAACCACGGCCAGTCGCTGGCCTTTGCCGCGCGCCGCCACGGCCTGGGCGCGCATATCGTGGTCCCGCGCGGGAACAGCGTGGAAAAGAACGCTGCCATGCGCTCACTGGGCGCCCAGCTGATCGAACATGGCGACGATTTCCAGGCCGCGCGCGAACACGCCCAGATGCTGGCGCGGCGCGATGGCCTGCATATGGTGCCGTCCTGGCACCCCGACCTGGTGGCCGGCGTGGCGACCGGCTGGCTGGAGCTGTTCCACGCCCAGCCCGATCTGGACACGGTATTCGTCCCCATCGGCCAAGGCTCCGGCATTTGCGCCGCGCTGGCTGCGCGCCAGGCGCTGGGTCTGAAAACCCGGGTGATCGGCGTGGTGTCGGAACATGCGCTGGCCTACCAGCTCTCCTTCCACGCGCGCCAGCCGATGGAAGCGCCGGTCAGCACCGAGCTGGCCGATGGCCTGGCCTGCCGCATGGCCGACGCCAGTTCCCTGCCGCCGATTATCGAGCTGGCCGACGATATCGTCGCCGTCAGCGACGAGCAGGTGGCGCGCGCCATGCGCCTGTACTACCGCTGCACCCATAATCTGAGCGAAGGCGCGGGCGCGGCCGCCCTGGCCGCGGCCCTGCTGCTGAAGAACGATCCGCGCGTCAAGGGGTGCAAACTGGGCCTGCCGCTGACCGGCGCCAATGTCGACGCGCCCCTGTTCCAGCGCGTGCTGGATGAGCAGCCATTCCGGAGCGTGCCATGA
- a CDS encoding PLP-dependent aminotransferase family protein → MTNTPASSLTSSLHRPGQILLLSRASGESLIDQIVRTVAARIDDRLLRAGARMPSIRQFAAANGVSAFTVVAAYDKLVARGYLESRRGAGFFIRERAPLNAPGTADAEAMNFSAGMQPGGGMDVVWLIRNMFRATANLHMPGTGVLPQDWLDGPAIANALRAISRQNSNLLLNYGVPQGFLPLRQQLQHKLAELEIAATPEQFVTTSGVTQALDMVAREFTRPGDTVFVDDPAWFLMFGSFAALGAKVVGIPRLADGPDIAQLAELAAIHKPKLYVINSVLHNPSSTSLSAAKAFQILRIAEEHGITVVEDDIYCDMHPGSAVQPATRLASLDQLRRVIYLGGFSKTMAANLRVGFIATSPELAERLADRKMLQTLTTSDLGERVVYKILSEGLYRKHVERIRSRLDSLRSRTVKQMERVGLTVDVVAPAGMFIWADAGCDTNVLTERALSENLLLAPGSLFSPNQLPSSRMRLNVAAMQEPAVWRFLQRELARLG, encoded by the coding sequence ATGACCAATACACCGGCGTCCTCGCTGACTTCATCCTTGCACCGGCCGGGGCAGATCCTGCTGCTCTCGCGCGCTTCCGGCGAATCGCTGATCGACCAGATCGTGCGCACGGTGGCGGCGCGCATCGACGACCGCCTGCTGCGCGCCGGCGCGCGCATGCCCTCGATCCGCCAGTTCGCCGCTGCCAACGGCGTCTCCGCCTTCACCGTGGTGGCGGCTTACGACAAGCTGGTGGCGCGCGGTTATCTGGAGTCGCGGCGCGGCGCCGGCTTTTTTATCCGCGAACGCGCGCCGCTGAACGCGCCGGGAACGGCCGATGCCGAGGCCATGAACTTCAGCGCCGGCATGCAGCCGGGCGGCGGCATGGATGTGGTCTGGCTGATCCGCAATATGTTCCGCGCCACCGCCAATCTGCATATGCCGGGCACCGGCGTGCTGCCGCAGGATTGGCTCGATGGGCCGGCCATCGCCAACGCCCTGCGCGCGATCAGCCGGCAGAACAGCAATCTGCTGCTGAACTACGGCGTGCCGCAAGGCTTCCTGCCGCTGCGCCAGCAGTTGCAGCACAAGCTCGCCGAACTGGAAATCGCCGCCACGCCCGAGCAGTTCGTCACCACCAGCGGCGTGACGCAGGCGCTGGACATGGTGGCGCGCGAATTCACCCGGCCCGGCGACACCGTGTTTGTCGACGACCCGGCCTGGTTCCTGATGTTCGGTTCCTTTGCCGCGCTGGGCGCCAAGGTGGTGGGCATTCCGCGCCTGGCCGACGGGCCGGACATCGCCCAGCTGGCCGAGCTGGCGGCCATCCACAAGCCCAAGCTGTATGTGATCAATTCGGTGCTGCACAATCCCAGCTCCACCTCGCTGTCGGCGGCCAAGGCCTTCCAGATCCTGCGCATCGCCGAGGAGCACGGCATCACCGTGGTGGAGGACGATATCTACTGCGATATGCACCCCGGCAGCGCGGTGCAGCCGGCGACCCGGCTTGCCTCGCTGGACCAGCTGCGGCGCGTGATTTACCTGGGCGGTTTTTCCAAGACCATGGCGGCCAATCTGCGCGTGGGCTTCATCGCCACTTCGCCGGAGCTGGCGGAACGCCTGGCCGACCGCAAAATGCTGCAAACCCTGACCACCAGCGATCTTGGCGAGCGCGTGGTCTACAAGATTTTGTCGGAAGGGCTGTACCGCAAGCATGTGGAGCGCATCCGCAGCCGCCTGGACAGCCTGCGTTCGCGCACCGTCAAGCAGATGGAGCGGGTGGGATTGACGGTGGACGTGGTCGCGCCGGCCGGCATGTTCATCTGGGCCGACGCCGGCTGCGACACCAATGTGCTGACCGAGCGCGCCTTGAGCGAGAACCTGCTGCTGGCGCCCGGCAGCCTGTTCTCGCCCAATCAATTGCCGTCCAGCCGCATGCGCCTGAACGTGGCCGCAATGCAGGAACCGGCCGTGTGGCGCTTCCTGCAACGTGAGCTGGCCCGGCTGGGCTGA
- a CDS encoding LytR C-terminal domain-containing protein produces the protein MNKLKPIAFAIAGCGLIGACSAPPARQELTMQPLLRIDQGTRAGNQIGTWNRLGRYHQERGQLSLALGAYAQSLALDPQQLEARSALAAIEARQGRLEAARAQLQALAADYPAEAQPHTNLGYVQYLMGDYAGAIGTLRKAMALGAGPKAYENLQMAETAARENGLPEAAALAAAIRTQPGAAAPAQALAVPSGAGSAETHAVTLTPESSAPPLSEASATPDAGQLHRTSRMELVELKPNVYELKLRPIVTALPVVAAAAAKAPTPGTAAGTAARRARIEVANGNGATGMARRVRELLVLSGIPVDRLSNDKPYRQQITTIQYGPDYASQAAELKSALQGKAALEASDKLQAVDLRLVLGKDAQATLAAAGQTADAALMASTGGSD, from the coding sequence ATGAACAAGCTCAAACCCATTGCCTTCGCCATCGCCGGCTGCGGCCTGATTGGCGCCTGCAGCGCCCCGCCCGCGCGCCAGGAGCTCACCATGCAGCCCCTGCTGCGCATCGACCAGGGTACGCGCGCCGGCAACCAGATCGGCACCTGGAACCGGCTCGGACGCTACCACCAGGAACGCGGCCAGCTCAGTCTCGCGCTGGGCGCTTATGCGCAGTCACTGGCGCTGGACCCGCAGCAGCTGGAAGCGCGCAGCGCGCTGGCCGCCATCGAAGCCCGCCAGGGACGGCTGGAAGCGGCGCGCGCGCAGTTGCAGGCGCTGGCGGCCGACTATCCGGCCGAGGCCCAGCCGCATACCAACCTCGGTTATGTGCAATACCTGATGGGCGATTATGCGGGCGCCATCGGCACCTTGCGCAAGGCGATGGCGCTGGGCGCCGGCCCAAAGGCTTACGAGAATCTGCAAATGGCTGAAACGGCGGCGCGCGAGAATGGCCTGCCGGAAGCGGCCGCGCTGGCCGCCGCAATCAGGACGCAGCCAGGAGCCGCAGCCCCGGCGCAAGCCTTGGCCGTCCCAAGCGGTGCCGGCAGCGCCGAAACCCACGCCGTGACGCTTACGCCCGAAAGCTCGGCGCCGCCTCTCAGCGAAGCGAGCGCCACGCCGGACGCGGGCCAACTGCACCGCACCAGCCGCATGGAGCTGGTCGAGCTGAAGCCGAATGTGTATGAGCTGAAGCTGCGCCCCATCGTCACCGCCTTGCCCGTGGTGGCCGCCGCCGCTGCGAAAGCGCCCACCCCGGGCACTGCCGCCGGCACCGCCGCGCGCCGCGCCCGCATCGAAGTTGCCAATGGCAATGGCGCGACCGGCATGGCGCGCCGGGTGCGCGAACTGCTGGTGCTGTCCGGGATTCCGGTCGACCGCCTGAGCAACGACAAACCTTACCGCCAGCAGATCACCACCATCCAGTACGGCCCCGATTACGCCAGCCAGGCCGCCGAACTGAAAAGTGCCTTGCAGGGCAAAGCCGCGCTGGAAGCCAGCGACAAGCTGCAAGCTGTCGATCTGCGCCTGGTGCTGGGCAAGGATGCCCAGGCCACGCTGGCGGCAGCCGGACAGACTGCCGATGCCGCGCTGATGGCCAGCACCGGCGGCTCCGACTAG
- a CDS encoding type II secretion system F family protein, which translates to MNMMQIGFLGVLFLAVFGGAMALLSRFNSDPVQQRLDAVTGNGGARSGKGHSQGPTLAARLAQLTAPLAKLSANPTDWEHSALRTRFMNAGLRHPSAPALFFSAKTALAVLLPLVAYFALAVMRSKASGNTLLFWLLLSAAIGYYLPNVMLNICVRRRQLEIFESFPDALDLMTVCVEAGLAMDAALQRVAQEIGLKSEVLADELNLVTLELRAGLSKDKALRNLALRTGVEDVDALVAMLIQAERFGTSIADSLRVQSDQLRTRRRQRAEEAAAKIALKLLFPLIFFIFPSLLVVLMGPAFLQIYRVLLPGMGGEGN; encoded by the coding sequence ATGAACATGATGCAGATCGGTTTCCTCGGAGTCCTTTTCCTGGCCGTGTTCGGCGGCGCGATGGCCCTGCTGAGCCGCTTCAACAGCGACCCGGTGCAGCAGCGCCTGGACGCCGTCACCGGCAACGGCGGCGCGCGTTCCGGCAAGGGCCACAGCCAGGGGCCCACGCTGGCCGCCCGCCTGGCGCAGCTGACCGCGCCGCTGGCCAAGCTGTCGGCCAATCCCACCGACTGGGAGCATTCGGCGCTGCGCACCCGCTTCATGAACGCGGGCCTGCGCCACCCTTCCGCGCCGGCGCTGTTCTTCTCCGCCAAGACGGCGCTGGCCGTGCTGCTGCCGCTGGTGGCCTACTTCGCGCTGGCCGTGATGCGCTCCAAGGCCAGCGGCAACACCCTGCTGTTCTGGCTTCTGCTGTCGGCCGCCATTGGCTACTATCTGCCAAACGTGATGCTGAATATCTGCGTGCGCCGCCGCCAGCTGGAGATTTTCGAAAGCTTCCCCGATGCGCTGGACCTGATGACGGTCTGCGTGGAGGCCGGCCTGGCCATGGATGCGGCCCTGCAGCGCGTGGCGCAGGAGATCGGCCTGAAAAGCGAGGTGCTGGCCGACGAGCTGAACCTGGTGACGCTGGAGCTGCGCGCCGGCTTGAGCAAGGACAAGGCGCTGCGCAATCTGGCCCTGCGCACCGGGGTGGAGGATGTGGATGCGCTGGTGGCCATGCTGATCCAGGCCGAGCGCTTCGGCACCAGCATCGCCGACTCGCTGCGCGTGCAGTCCGACCAGCTGCGCACGCGGCGCCGCCAGCGCGCCGAGGAAGCGGCGGCCAAGATCGCGCTCAAGCTGCTGTTCCCACTGATCTTCTTCATCTTCCCTTCGCTGCTGGTGGTGCTGATGGGGCCAGCTTTCCTGCAAATCTACCGTGTTCTGCTGCCCGGCATGGGCGGCGAAGGCAACTGA